One region of Juglans regia cultivar Chandler chromosome 4, Walnut 2.0, whole genome shotgun sequence genomic DNA includes:
- the LOC108987277 gene encoding uncharacterized protein LOC108987277 isoform X2, giving the protein MFTSHSQAKEFQIRFQLTNLSKGDQTILDYFGNVRSLVDSLTATGNIPPNKEVVTYLLNGLGLSYEAFITSVTTRVDSLSSNELYQLLLIHESRFSHQTRSSISSFEPSVNFSTFGNRDQHGRANFRGGRQGRGWGRSFSNNRGGQTDGESAPHRAHA; this is encoded by the exons ATGTTTACCTCTCACTCTCAAGCCAAAGAGTTTCAAATCAGATTTCAACTCACCAATCTCTCCAAAGGTGACCAAACAATTTTAGACTATTTTGGGAATGTACGCTCCCTCGTGGACTCCTTGACTGCTACTGGCAATATTCCTCCTAACAAGGAAGTTGTCACTTACCTTCTTAATGGATTGGGTCTCTCATATGAAGCTTTTATCACCTCTGTAACTACACGGGTTGATTCTCTCTCCTCTAATGAATTATACCAATTGCTTCTTATTCATGAAAGTCGATTTTCTCACCAAACTAGGAGTTCTATCTCCTCTTTTGAGCCCTCTGTGAATTTCAGTACATTTGGAAATAGGGATCAACATGGCCGTGCAAATTTTCGTGGAGGCAGACAAGGACGTGGATGGGGACGCTCCTTCAGCAACAATCGAGGAG GACAAACAGATGGGGAAAGTGCTCCTCACAGGGCCCACGCATAA
- the LOC108987277 gene encoding uncharacterized protein LOC108987277 isoform X1, whose product MFTSHSQAKEFQIRFQLTNLSKGDQTILDYFGNVRSLVDSLTATGNIPPNKEVVTYLLNGLGLSYEAFITSVTTRVDSLSSNELYQLLLIHESRFSHQTRSSISSFEPSVNFSTFGNRDQHGRANFRGGRQGRGWGRSFSNNRGGRFGSQANSSQQYNTQRLTCQVCSKYGHVALQYRYIFDHSYQFEAPKSFSTNYTAPSSLSEAYPNELSNLNISSEQYNGSDSIRVGDGSGLPIQNLDGESAPHRAHA is encoded by the exons ATGTTTACCTCTCACTCTCAAGCCAAAGAGTTTCAAATCAGATTTCAACTCACCAATCTCTCCAAAGGTGACCAAACAATTTTAGACTATTTTGGGAATGTACGCTCCCTCGTGGACTCCTTGACTGCTACTGGCAATATTCCTCCTAACAAGGAAGTTGTCACTTACCTTCTTAATGGATTGGGTCTCTCATATGAAGCTTTTATCACCTCTGTAACTACACGGGTTGATTCTCTCTCCTCTAATGAATTATACCAATTGCTTCTTATTCATGAAAGTCGATTTTCTCACCAAACTAGGAGTTCTATCTCCTCTTTTGAGCCCTCTGTGAATTTCAGTACATTTGGAAATAGGGATCAACATGGCCGTGCAAATTTTCGTGGAGGCAGACAAGGACGTGGATGGGGACGCTCCTTCAGCAACAATCGAGGAGGTAGATTTGGTTCGCAAGCAAATTCATCACAGCAATATAACACTCAACGCCTCACCTGTCAAGTTTGCAGTAAATATGGACATGTTGCTTTACAATATCGTTATATATTTGATCACTCATATCAGTTTGAAGCTCCAAAATCTTTCTCTACTAATTATACTGCTCCTAGCTCTCTATCTGAAGCCTATCCAAATGAGCTTAGTAACTTGAATATTTCTTCAGAACAATATAATGGTAGTGACTCAATCCGCGTTGGAGATGGCTCGGGCTTACCTATCCAAAATCTCG ATGGGGAAAGTGCTCCTCACAGGGCCCACGCATAA
- the LOC108987280 gene encoding vesicle-associated protein 4-2-like, producing the protein MAIDAEHKSPSDGKSWNFFKLPFLHSASGNNSTNTTSSYNAHHQNNHRHDDNSNDIHNNHPLVEGSNPPHASNSVSSVARSLLPARRRLKLDPSNKLYFPYEPGKQVRSAVRIKNTSKSHVAFKFQTTAPKSCFMRPPGAILSPGESIIATVFKFVEVPENNEKPDKSKLKFKIMSLKVKGVTDYVPELFDEQKDQVAVEQILRVVFLDPERPNPAMEKLKRQLAEAEAALEARKKIPEDTGPRIIGEGLVIDEWKERRERYLARQQVEAVDSV; encoded by the exons ATGGCCATAGATGCTGAGCACAAGTCTCCGTCTGACGGAAAATCCTGGAACTTCTTCAAGCTACCGTTTCTTCACTCTGCCTCTGGGAATAATAGCACCAATACGACGTCTTCGTACAACGCTCATCACCAGAATAATCACAGACATGATGATAATAGTAATGACATCCATAATAATCATCCATTGGTGGAGGGATCGAACCCTCCTCACGCCTCAAACTCGGTATCTTCTGTTGCGAGGTCGCTCCTCCCGGCCCGGCGTCGGCTCAAGCTCGATCCGTCTAATAAGCTCTACTTTCCCT ATGAACCTGGCAAACAGGTAAGGAGTGCTGTTAGGATTAAAAACACGAGCAAATCCCATGTAGCTTTTAAG TTCCAAACTACTGCACCAAAAAGCTGTTTCATGCGTCCTCCCGGGGCTATTCTCTCTCCTGGAGAGAGTATCATAGCAACTG TGTTCAAGTTTGTGGAGGTGCCAGAGAACAATGAAAAACCAGATAAGAGCAAGCTTAAGTTCAAAATAATGAGCCTCAAGGTCAAAGGAGTAACAGACTACGTACCTGAGCTG TTTGATGAGCAGAAGGACCAAGTGGCAGTGGAGCAGATATTGCGAGTTGTTTTTCTAGATCCTGAGCGTCCTAACCCT GCCATGGAAAAGTTGAAGAGGCAATTGGCTGAAGCCGAGGCTGCACTTGAGGCTCGTAAGAAAATTCCAGAAGATACCGGTCCAAGGATTATTGGGGAAGGTCTTGTCATTGATGAATGG AAAGAGCGGAGGGAAAGATACCTTGCCCGACAGCAGGTTGAAGCGGTTGACTCTGTATAG